Part of the Leifsonia soli genome is shown below.
CGCCCGGCCGCAGGTCGAAGCTCACCCCGTGGACGACCGGACGCAGCACACCATCCACCCGAAACGCGGTGCGGAGGTTGCGCACCCGCAGCCGGGTCGCCGGCCAGTCCAGCTCCTCGACGATGCCGTCGGTCTCCGCGCTGTCGCGCTCGACGATGCTCACGACCGCTCTCCCTTCTCCAGGCGCGCCTGGATGTGCCGTCCGATGGTCGTCGCGGCGAGCGCCACGGCGACGATCACGAGTCCGGGGATGACGACGAGCCACCACGCCGTCGTCAGGTACTGGCGCCCCGCATCCAGCAGTGCGCCCCACTCCGAGGCGGGCGGGGCGACGCCGAGGCCGAGGAACGAGAGGCTCGACGCCCAGACGATCGACTGCCCGATCGACAGCGCGAACACCGCGACGAGCGGCCGTAGCGCGTTCGGCAGGATGTGCGCACGCAGGATGCGCCACCGCGAATGGCCGAGCGCGGTCGCCGCCTCGACGTATCCCGATTCGCGCGCTCCGAGGATCTGCCCGCGGATCATCCGGGCGTACCCCGGAGCGGTGCCGATACCGACCGCGAAGACCTGGGTCGCGGCGCTCGGCCCGGCGATCGCGATCAGCAGCAGGGCGAGCAGCAGGGCCGGGAAGGCGAACAGGATCTCCACGAACCGGTCGATCACCACGGCCACCGGATTCACGCCGAGGGCCGCGAGCGTTCCCAGCACCAGAGCCAGGCCGACGCCGACGGCCGCGGCGCCCAGACCGATGGTCAGCGAGTCGCGGGCGCCCCAGACGACGCGGGTGTAGAGGTCGCGGCCCGACTCGTCCGTGCCGAAGGGATGCACGAGGCTCGGCGGCTGCAGGGCCGCCTGGTAGTCGATCGCGGTCGGCAGATGCGTCGTCAGCGCCTGCGGCGCGATCACCGCGACCAGCAGGAGGACGGCGAAGGCCACGGCGGCGACGAGCCCCCACGGCGTGCGACCGAGTCGCGCGGCGAGCGTCGGGCGGACCGCGGCGGCGGGGGCGGTGCTGGCGGGAGGGGTGCCGAGGGCGGTCATGTCAGCTCCAGGCGGGGATCGATGAGGGTGTAGACGACGTCCACGATGAGGTTGGCGGCCACATAGACGATCGCCACCAGGGTGACGATGCCGGTGACCACGGGGAGGTCCTGCGCGTTGACTGCGCCGACCAGCACCGAGCCGATGCCCGGGCGCGAGAAGATCGACTCCACGATCACGGCGCCGGAGAGGGTCGCCCCGAGCGCCCAGCCCGACAGGGTCACGGCGGGGATGACGGCGTGCCGGAGCACGTGACGCAGCCGGATGCCCCACTCGCCCATCCCGCGCATCCGCGCCGACAGCACGAACGGCTGATCGAGCGAGCGCTCGAACTCGGTGCGGACGCTCTGCGCCATGAACCCGGCGAGCGGGATGGCCAGCGTCAGCGCGGGCAGCACGATCCCCGCGGGCGACGAGCCGCTGATGATCGGGAACCAGTGCAGCCCGAGGCCGAACACCAGGAGCAGGATGATGCCGAGCCAGTAGGCGGGGAGCCCGGCCGTCACCACATCCACCGTCGACCCGAAGCCCGACAGCCGGGGCCCGCGTCCGGCGGTCAGCGTGACCCAGACCACCATGATCAGCCACGCGAACGCGATGGCGGTCAGCGAGAGCGTGAGCGTGCTGCCCAGCTGCTCGCCGATCACGGCGGTGACGGGCCGGTACTGCTGATACGACGTGCCGAAGTCGCCGGCCACCAGGCCGCGGAGGTAGTCGAGGTACTGCACGATCACGGGCTTCGTGAGCCCGTACTGCTGGTTGATCTGCGCCAGCTCCTCCGGGGTCCGGGCCTGCGCCTGGCCCGCGCGGATGTTGAGGATGGTCGTCGCGCGGTCGCCGGGAAGAGCCAGCTGCGCGAAGAAGGCGACGGTCGCAGCCCCCCACAGCACCACGAGTGCGGCGCCGACCTTGCGCAGCAGGGTGATCGCGACCGCGCGGCCCCCGCGGGGCCGGATCGGGTTCTGCGCGATCGGCCCCGCCGCGGCGCCCTGCTCCGGCGCGGCGCCCTGCTCACTTGACGAAGTAGGCGTCATAGAACGTCGGTCCTCCCTGTGCGTGCTCCTGCCACACCCCGCGGAGCTTCGGTGCGACGGCGAGCGTGCTCAGCCGGTCGTAGACGCCGATCGAGAGCGCGTGCTCGGCGATGTAGTCCTGCGCCTTCTCGTAGGCGGCGTTCTGCGCCTGCACCGTCGGGGCCGAGTTGCCGTCGAGGATGTACTGCTCGAGCGTCGGGTCGTTGTAGAACGCGGCGTTGGAGTAGTTGGGGTGGTCCGGGGTCGACGGGCGCCAGTTGATGTAGAGGATGCCCGCGGTGACGGCCGTCCAGTAGCCGGCGGCCAGGTCGTGAGTGTCGGGTCCGGCGTACTTCCCGGAGAAGAACTCGCTCTGCGGAACCGGGACGAGCTTCACGTCGAAGCCGACTTTCGCCGCCTGCTCCTTGACCCCCTGGAGGATGGCCGCGCCGTCCGCGTTGATGATCGAGCCGGCGCCGTACGGCAGCGAGACGGTGAGCTTCGCGCCGTCCTTCTCTCGGACGCCGCTGTCGCCCTGACGGGTCCATCCGGCGGAGTCGAGGAGCGCGTCGGCCTTTTTGAGGTCCTGGCTGTACCAGCCCGCCGCCTTCTCGCTGTAGCCGGGCGTCGCCTGGCTGACGCCGCCGTTGCCCTCGAACGGGATGACTCCCCGGCCGATGGTGTCGA
Proteins encoded:
- a CDS encoding ABC transporter permease, encoding MTPTSSSEQGAAPEQGAAAGPIAQNPIRPRGGRAVAITLLRKVGAALVVLWGAATVAFFAQLALPGDRATTILNIRAGQAQARTPEELAQINQQYGLTKPVIVQYLDYLRGLVAGDFGTSYQQYRPVTAVIGEQLGSTLTLSLTAIAFAWLIMVVWVTLTAGRGPRLSGFGSTVDVVTAGLPAYWLGIILLLVFGLGLHWFPIISGSSPAGIVLPALTLAIPLAGFMAQSVRTEFERSLDQPFVLSARMRGMGEWGIRLRHVLRHAVIPAVTLSGWALGATLSGAVIVESIFSRPGIGSVLVGAVNAQDLPVVTGIVTLVAIVYVAANLIVDVVYTLIDPRLELT
- a CDS encoding ABC transporter permease, coding for MTALGTPPASTAPAAAVRPTLAARLGRTPWGLVAAVAFAVLLLVAVIAPQALTTHLPTAIDYQAALQPPSLVHPFGTDESGRDLYTRVVWGARDSLTIGLGAAAVGVGLALVLGTLAALGVNPVAVVIDRFVEILFAFPALLLALLLIAIAGPSAATQVFAVGIGTAPGYARMIRGQILGARESGYVEAATALGHSRWRILRAHILPNALRPLVAVFALSIGQSIVWASSLSFLGLGVAPPASEWGALLDAGRQYLTTAWWLVVIPGLVIVAVALAATTIGRHIQARLEKGERS